In Meiothermus ruber DSM 1279, the following proteins share a genomic window:
- a CDS encoding type IV pilus modification PilV family protein encodes MRSRGLTLIEVVVAAGALAIVLGIFTTLLVGNMRQTSIVGGRAQANQLGLFLGRQILEADERAVPDEGESLTWGYGQLTNATSGFPSLTSEQQFANLALYRASVTNQGAPSWASSNWQISQYRIEICWRSPEGEQCVNQSIVGPSPAQVGTEINSGIN; translated from the coding sequence ATGAGAAGCCGAGGACTGACCCTTATTGAGGTGGTGGTGGCGGCGGGCGCGCTGGCGATTGTACTGGGAATCTTTACCACCTTGCTGGTGGGTAACATGCGGCAGACCAGCATTGTAGGGGGGCGGGCCCAGGCCAATCAGCTAGGGCTTTTTTTGGGTCGGCAGATCCTCGAGGCCGACGAACGGGCTGTTCCAGACGAGGGTGAAAGCCTCACCTGGGGCTATGGTCAGCTCACCAACGCCACCAGTGGCTTTCCCAGCCTTACCAGCGAGCAGCAGTTCGCCAACCTGGCCCTGTACCGCGCCAGTGTCACCAACCAGGGAGCCCCTTCCTGGGCCAGCAGCAACTGGCAGATTAGCCAGTACCGCATCGAGATCTGCTGGCGTAGTCCGGAGGGGGAGCAGTGCGTCAACCAGAGCATCGTTGGCCCTTCGCCGGCCCAGGTGGGAACCGAGATTAACAGCGGTATCAACTAA
- a CDS encoding prepilin-type N-terminal cleavage/methylation domain-containing protein, producing MRPRGFTVLELLLALLVLVIVMTLAFNTSIQGLQLNQSNEAVSSAQNKARRVLEVLSQDLRTAAFAIVTHTPFNSNATSISFAQVAGGAGYAVSAVAGNSLAIVSNSPTIATEIPVGSRLVVIDGNGNAVLTRTTGLPTLSGINTYTIPTTCSNLPVTATSQTLASVVSLLGYSYDATNRKLVYQALGDATTTDVAYDVSNFRIDYVYQRRNGSSVSEERNPSGYLVSGRAQPYFTSSGSEYTLRRLQFTLGVQLPLRGRNVERTYTGQVDMINNLYYQAKVVSICNP from the coding sequence TTGCGTCCTCGAGGTTTCACAGTCCTGGAATTGCTGCTGGCCCTGCTGGTGCTGGTGATCGTGATGACGCTGGCTTTCAACACCAGCATCCAGGGGTTGCAGCTTAACCAGTCCAACGAGGCGGTGAGCTCGGCCCAGAACAAAGCCCGACGGGTGCTGGAGGTGCTGAGCCAGGATTTGCGCACGGCGGCCTTCGCTATCGTGACCCACACCCCCTTCAACAGCAATGCCACCAGCATCTCTTTTGCCCAGGTGGCGGGGGGGGCTGGTTACGCGGTGAGCGCTGTGGCTGGCAACAGCCTGGCGATTGTGAGCAACTCCCCCACCATCGCCACCGAAATTCCGGTGGGCAGCCGGCTGGTTGTGATCGACGGCAACGGCAACGCAGTGCTCACCCGTACCACCGGACTGCCCACGCTGAGCGGTATCAATACCTACACCATCCCCACCACCTGCAGCAACCTGCCGGTTACCGCCACCTCCCAGACCCTGGCCTCGGTGGTTAGCTTGCTGGGCTATAGCTACGATGCAACCAACCGCAAGCTGGTCTACCAGGCCCTGGGCGATGCGACAACGACCGATGTGGCCTACGATGTGAGCAATTTCCGCATCGATTACGTCTACCAGCGGCGCAATGGTTCTTCGGTTAGCGAAGAGCGCAACCCCAGCGGCTACCTGGTGAGCGGCCGGGCGCAGCCCTACTTCACCAGCAGCGGATCGGAATATACGTTGCGTCGGTTGCAGTTCACCCTGGGGGTTCAGCTACCCTTGCGCGGGCGCAACGTGGAGCGAACCTACACCGGGCAGGTGGATATGATCAACAACCTCTACTATCAGGCCAAGGTGGTGAGCATATGCAACCCATGA